One segment of Anopheles stephensi strain Indian chromosome 3, UCI_ANSTEP_V1.0, whole genome shotgun sequence DNA contains the following:
- the LOC118511917 gene encoding uncharacterized protein LOC118511917 — protein MSNNVNNYGSRQTLAWMCTVAVGKMNEFLENFPFFVQLEPFHFVGLYKKVYKIKLHFPNFPTTNNHRVTVFRTNLPLALPPDQSAILPVDKYVSNLLATLDSTIALPNNTPSSGTCEDSTTLTNLALELLSIQHQYGCKVEFSKTLTRVEFASFDGRGNHSLALNRTAGALFKVVQHTLPEQAVSEMFKRQTTLQRHVQVFLDTLDQLEEFYTNLSTIDELCYVILPAAIDTRTTYRIFKYDQKVFLKLSLHPLQPAAVDIAFFGPTKQVAKLRELYDERQDDWDPECNVYTNLLRIFNIIAFPMRPTVCDQSSNGLQTGEDSSCGICMNYHDADDRVPIISCDNEQCTLIFHIHCLKEWFATQRESKKIFTISIGNCPYCTHKISSSFDEILQMLN, from the exons ATGTCAAACAATGTAAACAATTACGGTAGCCGGCAAACTCTGGCGTGGATGTGTACAGTGGCGGTTGGGAAAATGAACGAATTCCTGgagaattttccattttttgtgcAACTGGAACCATTTCATTTTGTAGGACTTTACAAGAAG GTCTACAAAATAAAGCTACATTTCCCTAACTTTCCCACGACGAACAACCATCGGGTCACGGTATTTCGAACGAACCTTCCACTTGCATTACCGCCGGATCAATCGGCCATTCTGCCAGTTGATAAATATGTATCGAATCTCTTAGCCACGCTGGATTCTACAATCGCTCTCCCGAACAACACGCCATCATCTGGTACTTGTGAAGATTCCACCACATTGACCAATCTTGCGCTGGAATTATTGTCGATTCAGCATCAGTATGGGTGCAAAGTAGAATTCAGCAAAACCCTGACGCGGGTAGAGTTCGCCAGCTTTGACGGCAGAGGGAATCATTCCCTGGCGCTTAACCGGACCGCTGGCGCACTGTTTAAAGTCGTCCAACACACTCTGCCCGAACAAGCGGTGAGCGAGATGTTCAAGCGACAGACCACCCTGCAAAGGCACGTACAGGTGTTTCTGGATACGCTCGATCAGCTGGAAGAGTTTTACACCAATCTCAGTACAATCGACGAACTGTGCTACGTTATCCTGCCCGCAGCAATAGACACCAGGACGACATATCGGATCTTTAAGTATGACCAGAAAGTGTTCTTGAAGCTTTCGCTGCATCCGCTGCAGCCGGCAGCAGttgatattgcattttttgggCCAACGAAACAAGTGGCAAAGCTGAGAGAATTATACGACGAAAGGCAGGATGATTGGGATCCGGAATGCAACGTATACACCAACCTGCTGCGAATATTTAACATCATCGCCTTCCCCATGCGCCCCACTGTCTGCGACCAGTCGTCCAATGGTCTGCAGACCGGCGAAGACAGTAGCTGCGGGATCTGCATGAATTACCATGATGCAGATGACCGGGTACCGATAATTTCGTGCGACAACGAGCAATGCACTCTCATTTTCCATATTCATTGTTTGAAGGAA tgGTTTGCAACTCAGCGGGAAAGTAAGAAAATTTTCACAATCTCCATTGGAAACTGTCCTTACTGCACACACAAAATATCCTCCAGCTTTGATGAGATACTGCAAATGCTTAATTGA
- the LOC118511916 gene encoding uncharacterized protein CG4449 isoform X2, giving the protein MASSVVPSAATPAHIDLTSNVSVEEEMQLIASLFHSIFNSKNPSVMECLKNRDASLIKRSFTMLSNSYNRKPPVTANDVSKLKKKMCAVRNNLSELDRRIKSVIPSAAAVNQAPPRRSSRRSRNATAANQAPIVISLDCDDDDTPIASSAYPYNRPVANRSTANDADTITLDSDDELSNRANNSFETENYEMRVKVKWGLGIETFVHRRYQKFADIIGQLAAKESADSACIFLNLDDRIVYPTDTPDSISYKPHQFISGRILKSKAPILPSAVAYSAAGNSSSITLKVQMATRKQPLRLQMEKSQTMSVLAIKCAEELKCAPKDIRLYFDGELVDNGCKPEDLDLEGDEILDIRVVQ; this is encoded by the exons ATGGCTAGCAGTGTTGTTCCATCGGCAGCAACACCGGCCCACATTGACTTGACATCGAACGTTAGTGTAGAAG AGGAAATGCAATTGATCGCCAGTCTATTTCACTCCATATTCAACTCTAAAAATCCTTCCGTGATGGAGTGCCTAAAGAACA gggATGCGTCGCTAATAAAGCGAAGCTTTACCATGCTTAGCAATAGCTACAACCGAAAACCACCGGTAACAGCGAACGACGTGAGTAAGCTAAAGAAGAAAATGTGTGCAGTGCGAAACAACCTAAGTGAGCTAGACAGAAGAATCAAATCTGTGATACCATCAGCGGCTGCAGTAAATCAAGCCCCCCCTCGTCGCTCTAGTCGTCGATCGAGAAATGCCACTGCAGCGAACCAAGCACCGATAGTG ATTTCATTGGACTGTGACGACGATGACACACCGATCGCGTCCAGTGCCTATCCCTATAATCGACCTGTTGCAAACCGTAGTACAGCGAACGACGCTGACACT ATAACCTTAGACTCGGACGATGAGCTCTCGAACAGGGCGAATAATTCATTCGAAACCGAAAACTATGAAATGCGCGTCAAAGTCAAATGGGGCTTGGGCATAGAGACGTTCGTGCATCGAAGGTATCAAAAGTTTGCCGACATTATCGGTCAGCTGGCGGCCAAGGAGTCGGCCGACAGTGCATGCATTTTCTTGAACCTGGACGACCGAATCGTGTACCCGACCGATACGCCCGATTCGATCAGCTACAAACCACATCAGTTTATAT CTGGCCGCATATTAAAGAGTAAAGCTCCAATTCTTCCCAGTGCCGTTGCATACTCGGCGGcgggcaacagcagcagcatcacgcTGAAGGTGCAGATGGCAACCCGGAAGCAACCGTTACGGTTGCAGATGGAGAAAAGTCAAACCATGTCCGTGCTGGCGATCAAATGTGCGGAAGAGCTGAAATGTGCACCGAAAGACATTCGGCTGTACTTTGACGGCGAGCTGGTGGATAACGGTTGCAAACCAGAGGATCTGGACCTGGAAGGGGACGAGATCCTGGATATTCGTGTTGTACAGTAA
- the LOC118511918 gene encoding ubiquitin-like domain-containing CTD phosphatase 1, translated as MESKEVSLIIKWSGKEFAIEDLTEHDTVAVLRHEICKKTQVRPERQKLLNLKHQGKPVTDDVKLGVLELKPNFKVMMVGSLESDIEEASSRPDDVGSVVNDLDNEEEDNVPFENKDVYLAKINKRIKDYTIKELNPPREGKRLLVLDIDYTIFDHRSAAENGTELMRPYLHEFLSSAYQHYDIAIWSATSMRWIVEKMKLLGVTDESRDYKLVFMLDDAAMITVLCPLRGVIEVKPLGVIWGKYGQYSSKNTIMFDDLRRNFLMNPKSGLRIKPFSEAHLNRHKDKELLKLAKYLKAIAENCDDFDTLNHRRWEDYLSKKRSH; from the exons ATGGAATCGAAGGAAGTGTCCTTAATCATCAAATGGAGCGGAAAGGAGTTCGCCATCGAGGATCTTACCGAGCACGACACGGTTGCCGTTTTGAGGCACGAAATATGCAAAAAGACACAAGTGCGGCCCGAGCGACAGAAGCTGCTGAATTTGAAGCACCAAG GCAAACCTGTTACGGATGATGTGAAACTGGGAGTTCTGGAGCTGAAACCCAATTTCAAAGTCATGATG GTTGGTTCACTGGAATCGGACATCGAAGAGGCCTCTTCACGGCCCGACGACGTAGGCAGCGTTGTGAACGATCTGGATAACGAGGAGGAGGATAATGTTCCGTTCGAAAATAAGGATGTTTATTTGGCCAAAATCAACAAACGCATCAAGGACTATACCATAAAAGAATTAAATCCGCCTCGTGAAGGCAAGCGTCTGCTTGTGCTGGATATTGATTACACCATCTTTGATCATCGATCGGCTGCCGAGAATG GAACCGAACTGATGAGACCGTACTTGCACGAATTCCTATCGTCGGCTTACCAGCACTACGATATAGCAATTTGGTCTGCCACGTCGATGAGATGGATTGTGGAGAAAATGAAGCTGCTCGGCGTGACGGATGAGTCGAGAGATTACAAGCTGGTGTTTATGTTAGACGATGCGGCAATGATAACGGTTCTGTGCCCGTTGCGAGGTGTCATCGAGGTAAAACCGCTCGGTGTGATCTGGGGCAAGTATGGTCAGTACTCGTCCAAAAACACGATCATGTTCGACGATTTGCGGCGTAACTTTCTGATGAACCCAAAGTCGGGATTGCGCATCAAGCCTTTCTCCGAGGCGCATCTGAACCGGCACAAGGATAAGGAGCTGCTCAAGCTGGCAAAATATTTGAAAGCGATCGCTGAAAACTGTGACGATTTTGATACGCTCAATCATCGAAGATGGGAAGACTATCTGTCCAAGAAACGATCTCATTGA
- the LOC118511921 gene encoding coiled-coil domain-containing protein 103, whose amino-acid sequence MSEIGNRIITRGDIIALEARCLEQIREDTLYAVRNDAKLRAVLTSKNYDEFKNIVDAAHITPLSAGDKMNSKTKNRIWNSAASD is encoded by the exons ATGTCGGAGATTGGCAATCGAATCATCACTCGCGGTGATATAATCGCGCTGGAAGCACGCTGTTTGGAACAAATTCGAGAGGACACTTTGTACGCGGTCAGAAACGATGCAAAGCTGCGGGCCGTTTTAACGTCGAAAAACTACGACGAGTTCAA aaacATTGTCGACGCGGCCCACATAACACCCCTAAGTGCCGGCGATAAAATGAACTCGAAAACGAAAAATCGTATCTGGAACAGTGCTGCGAGTGACTAA
- the LOC118511920 gene encoding ADP-ribosylation factor-like protein 2, translated as MGFLTILKKMKQKEKEMRILLLGLDNAGKTTILKRFNGEPIDQISPTLGFNIKTLHYNDYVLNMWDVGGQKSLRSYWRNYFECTDGLIWVVDSTDRMRMESCREELTLLLLEERLAGATLLVLANKQDLPGALTANEIKEILQLDKIETHHWSIQSVSAVTGGKLVESIDWLVEDISKRIFTLD; from the exons ATGGGATTTCTAACGATTCTtaagaaaatgaagcaaaaggaaaaggaaatgcgTATATTATTGCT cGGTCTCGACAATGCCGGAAAGACCACCATCCTGAAGCGATTCAACGGCGAGCCAATCGACCAGATATCGCCCACGCTTGGGTTTAACATCAAAACGCTGCACTACAACGACTATGTACTGAACATGTGGGACGTTGGAGGCCAAAAGTCTTTGCGCTCGTACTGGCGTAACTACTTCGAGTGTACGGATGGGCTGATCTGGGTAGTCGACAGTACCGATCGGATGCGTATGGAATCGTGCCGCGAGGAGcttacgctgctgctgctggaagagCGTCTTGCCGGTGCGACTCTGCTTGTGCTAGCGAACAAACAAGATCTACCCGGCGCACTGACGGCGAACGAAATCAAGGAGATATTGCAGCTGGACAAAATCGAAACACATCATTGGTCCATCCAGAGCGTAAGTGCCGTGACGGGTGGTAAGCTGGTGGAATCCATCGATTGGTTGGTGGAGGACATATCGAAACGAATATTCACATTGGACTAA
- the LOC118511915 gene encoding uncharacterized protein LOC118511915: MERFSISILRQQVYNICRLCGVDNPDKTLILGDEDVICIMESDEPSLAKKIEECVGIQVHVNDQMPQNICSLCVDKVNDFYEYRLMCAATNIQTRTFLNLPLVQPSISLLKSEPESTVEELLDDKSLATVSTQKHSPKTRNRKKQLGTEEPDNSGEDTDLKSFPDVPSAEKRVKYEHACQYCNEKYDQPTDLERHLVVKHTPLVHKFGCGSCMEYFDTASEYKDHNLWHKLTRTAFGCFRCGKKAAKIGTLNKHVALNACIKRPPVTAEVKLVPDMRCALCQKVFKTRNLYEWHACFIRARANCPKCGKYFLKKNLLTRHFMLYCTGTLPLMEPDYMLINEAGIGPANGLPPNESLAPGGGTVVPKRRRGRPARSTEPMKEETLDLPFPPLLDLPDVKSENNSVADGQLSSEETGSNEELNEAQRRASLVEETDKITTLLRSGASVDGNTDIATISSMLSSVNEAIATISKVRKMKKKRDRGHVSGEGGERRNPPMVVLSMANVKQEAHDDPNGFVTLTNSAGVGKELNATAPMDDSHQTLSAAGGESDHDSGASEAGDNVGDSFADRNDSDGDSSDVEIISEDTYRATGPSSNAAANEPEATGPLQQMVPIKQEPMATNDGDESDFEGYEDASTFVAVKQEPSDPEPVATEPHHAEPSVSSYQALRIKIKKEKGLLNASVIETGDPVDPIGTPEVNGQKAPKAHSKRSARPVGASGMKATKPAAKQNDLPPPAKRPRSTSAELLMVPIKQEPLESNEQQQQQQESVTTEQYCTTDTTFFDSSMVRVKQEPLDDSSRPQCSSGASPLPATESEPPASPTDIVAFDGTRIKQERADKEPVAPKAKKALNPLSLTGVRLAGSKKSANSNLPSQPTTAQKSSVMINPFALLKQKESLSTDDGQASGTRENDTSVQLGLPVISQVKSIDPVEHSSFTAEATVEAGPSSLEVEHPPADATAELEHCDDTANPPNADSSPPTELSCDGSEPTASSVPPKESVSELKIASVTTISEDAYGGSNEEPLSTAPDMPTEATANDDDEEALATVSEPDRVNDDAASDTAGIPCRELAEKDLLPTLDFPDDGMRQVEEEPEPDTSEEERGQMDSAEASEPAEETVVEDNAVVSKADEQQECDDIVAAEESIPSIDKTAVSNTAEMPTTAAADEPDVNINASTTTKEVEQLSNVTVAAAAENHSEPLDPCAVAGNDEVLVEPQQCTS, from the exons ATGGAGCGATTTTCGATCAGTATCCTCCGTCAGCAGGTGTACAACATTTGCCGTCTGTGCGGGGTGGACAATCCGGACAAGACTTTAATTCTTGGCGACGAAGATGTAATTTGCATTATGGAGTCGGATGAGCCGAGCTTGGCAAAAAAGATTGAGGAATGTGTAGGAATACAG GTACATGTGAACGATCAAATGCCGCAAAACATTTGTTCACTGTGTGTGGACAAGGTGAACGATTTCTACGAGTACCGTCTGATGTGCGCCGCAACCAACATACAGACGCGAACGTTTCTCAATTTGCCGCTAGTGCAACCCTCCATATCGTTG CTGAAATCCGAACCGGAATCCACCGTCGAAGAACTATTGGACGATAAAAGTCTAGCTACAGTATCCACCCAAAAGCATAGTCCGAAAACGAGAAACCGCAAGAAGCAGCTAGGAACCGAGGAGCCGGACAACAGTGGGGAAGATACAGATTTGAAATCGTTTCCCGACGTACCCAGCGCCGAAAAACGCGTCAAGTACGAGCACGCGTGCCAGTACTGTAATGAAAAGTacgaccaaccgaccgacctgGAGCGACATTTGGTCGTGAAGCACACCCCGCTCGTACACAAATTTGGCTGTGGATCTTGCATGGAGTACTTTGACACGGCGTCGGAATACAAGGACCACAATCTTTGGCACAAACTGACACGAACAGCGTTCGGTTGTTTCCGGTGTGGCAAGAAGGCTGCTAAAATCGGAACTCTTAACAA GCATGTGGCGCTGAATGCCTGCATAAAACGGCCTCCAGTAACGGCAGAAGTCAAGCTCGTGCCCGATATGCGCTGTGCGTTGTGCCAGAAAGTGTTCAAAACGCGCAACCTGTACGAATGGCACGCATGCTTCATACGCGCCCGGGCCAACTGTCCGAAGTGTGGAAAGTATTTCTTGAAAAAGAACCTGCTCACCCGCCATTTCATGCTGTACTGTACCGGGACGCTTCCACTGATGGAGCCCGACTATATGCTGATAAATGAGGCTGGCATCGGGCCGGCAAACGGATTACCACCGAATGAGAGCTTAGCTCCGGGCGGCGGCACGGTGGTGCCCAAAAGACGCCGGGGTCGTCCGGCGCGATCGACAGAACCCATGAAGGAAGAAACACTTGATTTGCCATTCCCACCACTGCTGGACCTTCCGGACGTGAAATCGGAGAACAACTCGGTGGCGGACGGTCAACTTTCGTCCGAAGAAACGGGGTCGAATGAGGAGCTGAATGAAGCACAACGACGCGCATCGTTGGTAGAGGAGACGGACAAAATAACGACGCTGCTGCGTTCCGGGGCGTCCGTTGATGGGAACACGGACATTGCAACAATCAGTAGCATGCTGTCGTCGGTGAACGAGGCCATCGCTACCATTTCGAAGGTAcgcaaaatgaaaaagaagcGCGATCGGGGGCATGTTTCAGGCGAAGGTGGAGAGAGAAGAAACCCGCCCATGGTTGTGCTGTCGATGGCCAACGTCAAGCAGGAAGCGCATGACGATCCCAACGGGTTTGTTACATTAACAAATAGTGCCGGCGTGGGAAAAGAGCTCAATGCAACGGCTCCGATGGACGATAGCCATCAGACACTGTCAGCAGCTGGAGGAGAATCCGACCATGACAGTGGCGCCAGTGAAGCCGGAGACAATGTGGGTGATAGCTTTGCTGATCGGAATGATTCTGATGGTGATAGTAGCGACGTTGAGATCATAAGCGAGGACACCTATCGTGCGACGGGGCCGTCCTCAAATGCTGCTGCCAATGAGCCGGAAGCAACTGGACCGCTGCAACAAATGGTTCCGATCAAGCAAGAACCAATGGCCACCAACGACGGTGACGAGTCGGACTTTGAGGGATATGAAGATGCTTCCACGTTTGTTGCCGTCAAGCAGGAACCATCAGACCCGGAACCGGTGGCAACGGAACCACACCATGCCGAACCATCGGTTTCCTCATACCAAGCCCTTCGGATAAAgataaagaaggaaaagggtTTGCTTAATGCTTCCGTGATCGAAACGGGCGATCCGGTCGATCCGATAGGAACGCCCGAGGTGAATGGGCAGAAAGCACCAAAAGCACACAGCAAAAGAAGCGCCCGTCCAGTGGGGGCCAGTGGTATGAAAGCGACCAAACCGGCAGCTAAGCAAAACGATCTCCCACCACCTGCGAAACGTCCTCGGTCGACATCGGCGGAGCTGCTGATGGTGCCGATTAAACAAGAACCGCTGGAAAGcaatgagcagcagcagcagcagcaggaaagtGTTACGACCGAACAATACTGTACGACGGACACTACATTCTTCGATTCTTCGATGGTACGAGTCAAACAGGAACCGCTAGACGATAGCAGTCGACCACAGTGTAGTTCCGGTGCATCACCCTTGCCTGCTACCGAGTCCGAACCACCAGCGAGTCCTACCGATATTGTAGCCTTTGATGGAACGCGCATTAAGCAAGAACGGGCCGACAAGGAACCTGTGGCGCCGAAAGCGAagaaagcattaaatccacTCAGTCTTACCGGTGTTCGTTTGGCGGGAAGTAAAAAATCTGCCAATAGCAATCTACCAAGTCAACCAACAAcggcacaaaaaagcagcgTAATGATAAATCCCTTCGCTTTGCTGAAGCAGAAGGAGAGTCTATCGACGGACGATGGGCAGGCGTCGGGTACGAGAGAGAACGATACCTCAGTTCAGTTAGGTTTGCCTGTTATATCGCAAGTCAAATCTATAGACCCGGTAGAACATTCATCGTTCACTGCCGAGGCAACTGTTGAAGCTGGACCGTCGTCCCTGGAAGTAGAGCACCCGCCAGCCGATGCGACCGCTGAGTTGGAACATTGCGATGATACAGCAAATCCACCGAACGCGGATTCTTCTCCCCCCACCGAACTCAGCTGCGACGGTTCCGAGCCCACGGCTAGCAGTGTTCCGCCAAAGGAAAGTGTAAGTGAGCTAAAAATCGCCTCCGTAACTACAATTTCGGAGGATGCATATGGTGGCAGCAACGAAGAACCGCTATCCACTGCGCCAGACATGCCAACTGAAGCTACCGCAAATGACGACGATGAGGAAGCGCTAGCGACTGTTTCCGAACCCGACCGTGTGAACGACGATGCAGCAAGTGATACCGCCGGAATACCGTGTCGTGAGCTTGCTGAGAAAGATCTCTTACCAACGCTTGACTTTCCGGACGATGGAATGCGTCAGGTTGAAGAAGAGCCCGAACCTGACACCAGTGAGGAAGAAAGAGGCCAAATGGATTCCGCAGAAGCTTCGGAGCCGGCCGAGGAGACGGTGGTGGAGGATAATGCTGTAGTGTCCAAGGCGGATGAGCAACAAGAGTGTGATGATATCGTTGCAGCCGAAGAAAGTATACCTAGTATCGATAAAACTGCTGTGTCAAACACTGCTGAAATGccaacaacggcagcagcagatgaaCCAGATGTAAATATTAATGCTTCCACCACTACGAAAGAGGTTGAACAATTATCCAACGTGactgtagcagcagcagcggaaaATCACTCAGAACCACTGGATCCGTGCGCCGTTGCTGGGAATGATGAAGTTTTAGTCGAACCACAGCAATGTACATCTTAA
- the LOC118511916 gene encoding uncharacterized protein CG4449 isoform X1, whose translation MSDIFGNLDNFLENFDDNNLSSVSGLSDAGTGGVANDTLDNDQTSKQNTSYGTRSNSTNRRSKGTSRKPIPKNRSNNVNSAETPSMASSVVPSAATPAHIDLTSNVSVEEEMQLIASLFHSIFNSKNPSVMECLKNRDASLIKRSFTMLSNSYNRKPPVTANDVSKLKKKMCAVRNNLSELDRRIKSVIPSAAAVNQAPPRRSSRRSRNATAANQAPIVISLDCDDDDTPIASSAYPYNRPVANRSTANDADTITLDSDDELSNRANNSFETENYEMRVKVKWGLGIETFVHRRYQKFADIIGQLAAKESADSACIFLNLDDRIVYPTDTPDSISYKPHQFISGRILKSKAPILPSAVAYSAAGNSSSITLKVQMATRKQPLRLQMEKSQTMSVLAIKCAEELKCAPKDIRLYFDGELVDNGCKPEDLDLEGDEILDIRVVQ comes from the exons ATGTCCGATATTTTCGGAAATTTGGACAACTTTCTAGAGA ATTTCGATGACAACAATCTATCGTCAGTCAGTGGTTTGTCCGATGCAGGGACCGGCGGCGTCGCGAACGATACTCTAGATAACGATCAAACtagcaagcaaaacacaagCTATGGAACGAGGAGTAATAGTACAAACAGAAGAAGCAAAGGAACCAGCAGAAAGCCTATTCCAAAGAACAGAAGCAACAATGTCAACAGCGCTGAAACTCCAAGTATGGCTAGCAGTGTTGTTCCATCGGCAGCAACACCGGCCCACATTGACTTGACATCGAACGTTAGTGTAGAAG AGGAAATGCAATTGATCGCCAGTCTATTTCACTCCATATTCAACTCTAAAAATCCTTCCGTGATGGAGTGCCTAAAGAACA gggATGCGTCGCTAATAAAGCGAAGCTTTACCATGCTTAGCAATAGCTACAACCGAAAACCACCGGTAACAGCGAACGACGTGAGTAAGCTAAAGAAGAAAATGTGTGCAGTGCGAAACAACCTAAGTGAGCTAGACAGAAGAATCAAATCTGTGATACCATCAGCGGCTGCAGTAAATCAAGCCCCCCCTCGTCGCTCTAGTCGTCGATCGAGAAATGCCACTGCAGCGAACCAAGCACCGATAGTG ATTTCATTGGACTGTGACGACGATGACACACCGATCGCGTCCAGTGCCTATCCCTATAATCGACCTGTTGCAAACCGTAGTACAGCGAACGACGCTGACACT ATAACCTTAGACTCGGACGATGAGCTCTCGAACAGGGCGAATAATTCATTCGAAACCGAAAACTATGAAATGCGCGTCAAAGTCAAATGGGGCTTGGGCATAGAGACGTTCGTGCATCGAAGGTATCAAAAGTTTGCCGACATTATCGGTCAGCTGGCGGCCAAGGAGTCGGCCGACAGTGCATGCATTTTCTTGAACCTGGACGACCGAATCGTGTACCCGACCGATACGCCCGATTCGATCAGCTACAAACCACATCAGTTTATAT CTGGCCGCATATTAAAGAGTAAAGCTCCAATTCTTCCCAGTGCCGTTGCATACTCGGCGGcgggcaacagcagcagcatcacgcTGAAGGTGCAGATGGCAACCCGGAAGCAACCGTTACGGTTGCAGATGGAGAAAAGTCAAACCATGTCCGTGCTGGCGATCAAATGTGCGGAAGAGCTGAAATGTGCACCGAAAGACATTCGGCTGTACTTTGACGGCGAGCTGGTGGATAACGGTTGCAAACCAGAGGATCTGGACCTGGAAGGGGACGAGATCCTGGATATTCGTGTTGTACAGTAA